In the genome of Mixta calida, the window CTACCACCGTAGATTGAAAGGGAGAAAAGAAGATGATTGCAATTACCGGCGCGACCGGCCAGCTTGGCCGTTTGACCATTGAAAGCCTGTTAAACGACGTCGCTGCTGAAAAGATCGTGGCGATAGTGCGTAACCCGGAGAGTGCGCGCGATCTGGCGGCCAAAGGCGTCACCGTGCGCCAGGCGGATTATAACGACTCCGCTGCGCTGGAGCAGGCGCTGGCGGGCGTGGATCGCCTGCTGCTGATCTCCTCCAGCGAAGTGGGGCAGAGGGTGGCGCAGCATCAGGCGGTGATTGATGCGGCGAAGAAAAACGCTGTGCGCTTTGTCGCCTATACCAGCCTGCTGCACGCCGATCGTTCTCCGCTGGGTCTGGCGCAGGAACATTTGCAAACCGAAGCCGCGCTGCGCGAGTCCGGTCTGGCGTTCGCGCTGCTGCGCAACGGCTGGTACACCGAAAACTATGCGGCCAGCATTCCCGCCGCGCTGAAATTCAACGCCTTTACCGGTGCGGCGGCGGAAGGGCGCATCTCCTCTGCGGCGCGGCGCGATTATGCGCAGGCGGCGGCGGTAGTTATCTCGCAGGCGACGCCGCAGGAAAAGGTTTATGAACTGGCTGGCGACAGCAGCTACACGCTGGCGGAATTCGCGGCGGAGATCGCCAGTCAGAGCGGCGTGCCGGTCGCATGGCATAATCTGCCGCAGCAGGCGTTTGCCGAACTGCTGATCGGCGCGGGACTGCCGCAGGGCCTGGCGGAGATGCTGGCCGATTCCGACGCGGGCGCGGCGCAGGGCGGCCTGTTTGACGAAAGCCGCACGCTGAGCCAGCTGATTGGTCGCCCCACAACGCCCTGGCAGGAAACTATCGCCGCCGCGCTGGGCGGCTGAACATACCGGTAGCGTACTCATAAAAAAGGAGGCGAATGCCTCCTTTATTATGCGACTCACGCGCGGGCTTTAGCTAAACAGATGGCCGCCAGATAAAGGAGGCGAATGCCTCTCTTATCTTTAGCGCATCAGAAATCGTAGCCCACGGTCGCCACAACCGAACGCTCTGCGCCCCAGTAGCAGTTGCCGGTGCCGTAACAGGCGGCGACATAATCGCGATCGGTCAGGTTATTGGCATTCACCTGCACCCAGGCGCCTTTCAGCTTGTTATTCCAGACGCCGAGGTCGGCGCGCACCGAGGCATCCAGCAGCGTTGTCGATGGCAGACGAGTGGTATTTTCATTATCCGCCCACTGTTTGCCGATATAGCGCACGCCTGCGCCGGCGCTAATGCCATAATCGAACTTATAGTTGCCCCATAGCGAAGCGATCTGATTCGGCGTCACGTACGGCGTGTGTCCATCGTTGCCGTCAACGCTATCTTTCATGCGCACGCGCGTCACCGAATAGTTGGCGATGGTACTGAAGCGCGGCGTAATCTGATTACGCGCTTCCAGCTCCAGCCCGCGTGAATGCACCTTACCGGCAGGCTCATAATAAGAGGTATTCACAATACGGTTGCCGACATCTTTCTGCGTCAGATCGTAAACCGCGATGGAGTACATATCGGCGGTGCCGGTCGGCTGATACTTCACGCCTGCCTCATATTGTTCGGCGGTGGTCGGCTTCAGCAGATCGCCGTTCGCGTCCGGCAGGCTCGAAGGGGTGACTGCCTGGCTGTAGCTAACGTAAGGCGACACGCCGTTATCGAAGGCGTAGAGCAGCGAGGCGCGACCGCTGATATGGTCATCGGAGCGACGGCGGCTGGTGTCGGTGGTGTCGTTGGTGCTTTTCGCCACCAGGCGATCGTAGCGGCCCGACAGGGTCATATGCCACTTATTCCACGCCATTTCATCCTGTAAATAGACGCCCGTCTGGTGGTAGCGGCGCGTTTGTTCATAAGCGTAAAGGCCGGCGATGCGGTCCGCGTCAGGGTTTGCAGGATCCCATGCCCGCTGCCAGAAGCGCGAGCCGCCTTCGCCAGTGCGGGCGTTCAGCGGATCGACATAAGCGCTGGCGTCCCACAGGCTGTCGCGATACTGATGGTAATCCGCGCCCAGCACCAGCGTATGTTCCACTTCGCCGGTGGTGAAATCAGCTTCCAGTTGGTTATCGATAGCAAAGGCGTCCAGCGAAGAACGCTCGCCGGAGTAGTAGCGATCCAGCAGGTCGCTATCGCCGCGCCAGCCAATCTGATAAACCTGATCCAGATCGACGTTGGAATGGGTATAGCTGGCGTTGGAGCGGAAAGCCCAGGTGTCGTTAAAACGATGTGAGAACTGGTAGCTGTAAATCTGTTCGCGGCGCTTGAACTGGTCGATGGCGCTTTCACCGTCATAGAAACCGTTGCTGAGCTTTTGGCCATTGTGCGCCGTGATGCTGCCTTCGCCCGGCACCGAGCCGTGATAGCCGCCGGACGGATCTTTTTGCAGATACGCTTTCAGCAACAGCGAGGTGTCGCTGTCAGGCTGCCAGAGCAGGGAAGGCGAAATCGCGTAACGTTCTTCACGCGTGTGATCGTACTGGGTATCGCTGTGGCGGGTGATGCCGGTAAGACGAAACGCCCACTGTTCGTTTATTGCGTTGGTGTAGTCGAAGGCGGCGCCGGTGGTGTTGTTATTGCCCGCCATCAGACGGAAATGGCCTTCCTGCTGAAACTGCGGCCGTTTCGAGGTCATCATCACCAGGCCGCCGGGCACCGTCTGACCATACAGAGCGGAAGAGGGGCCTTTAATCACGTCGATACGCTCAAGGAACCAGGGATCGACCTGCAACGCATTATAACTGCCGCCGTCAGTCATCAGACGCAGACCGTCGAGGAACGTATTATCAACGTCGCCGCCGTGGAAGCCGCGCAGCGAAACCGTGTCGTAGCGTGTGGCCGCGCCGGCGAAGTTGGTAAAGACGCCGGAGCTGTAGTTCAGCGCCTGGTTAACATCCATCGCGCCCTGATCTTCGATCTGCTGCCGCGTCACCACCGAAACGGACTGGCCGGTGGTAATCAACGGTCGATCGGTTTTTGTCGCGCCGGCGCTGGTTTTGGCGGTATAGCCAGAGGTCGGCGAATCGGCGGTTTCGGCTGGCTGCGCGGTGACCACCAGCGTATCGGCGGCAATAACGAAACCCGGTACGGCAAGCGCCAGCGAGCAGAGCAGCGCGGAACGTTTCAGGTTGAAAGGCATTCCCATCTTATATCCCTTAAACAGAGCGAAAAGGCCGCTTCGGCGACAGCACGCGGCCGGAAAAGGTAAATGAGAGGTTAATCTCATGTAATTGCGAAAACTAATGAGAATTATTATCTTTCTCTCTTGATGATTCAAGATGTAATTTATCCGATTATTTCCAGATAAATGGTGTGGTTTCAGAGGATTAAGACGGGGGAAAGCCAGCCTGGCCACGTCGCCAGGCTGTTATTCATTACTGCGCTTTCTTCAAATCACCGACGTTATTACAGGTCACGCCTTTCGGACAGTACATATCCATCAGCTTCAGGGTGACGCCGTTGGTCCAGCCGAAGCCATCCTGTAACGGATATTCGCCGCCGCCGCCGCCGCCCAGATTGCCTTCAACCACATATTTTTCCACCAGCTTATGCTCGCGGTCATAGGTAGCCTGCACGTTATCCAGGAAGCGGATGCCGATCTCTTTCGCCAGCGTCTGCTTGCCGTAGTTGTTCAGCCCTTCGACCGCCACCCACTGCAACGGCGCCCAGCCGTTCGGCGCATCCCACTGCTGGCCGTTATGCACGGTGGTGGTCACCAGACCGCCCGCTTTCAGCAGCTGTTTTTCCACCGCATCGGCGGTTTTCGCCGCGCGATCGTCGGTTGCCGCCTTCATATAGAGCGGGAAGAGGGCGGCTGCCGTCAGCTGCGTGCGTACGCTGTTGCGTTTCCAGTCATAATCCGCATACCAGCCGCCTTTTTCATTCCACAGATAACGGTTGATCGCTGCCTGACGTTTCTTCGCCAGCGCTTCGTAGCGTTGGCTCTCTTCATCATTGAGCGCCACCTTGCTGGCGTGCGCCAGGGTTTTCTCCAGATGGAACAGCAGGGCGTTCAGATCCACCGGTACGATTTCCGTGGTACGGATCGTAGAGAGATTTTTCGGATCGTCGAACCAACGTGAACTGAAGTCCCAGCCGGACGCTGCGCCGGAGCGCAGGTCGCGATAAAGATCCGCTTTATTGCGCTGGGTCGCTTTTTCCGCCGTGGCGATATCATCCATATAAGATTCGGTGCGCGGTACGTCGCGCGCATCCCAGTAGCGGTTCAGCACCGTGCCATCTTTCAGCTTAACGACGCGCTTGCTGGCGCTGCCGGATGCGACACTTTGCGCATCCGCCATCCAGTATTTGTACTCTTTTTGCAACTGCGGCAGGTATTTGCTGTAGACGCTCTCTCCCTCATGCTGGGCCAGCAAATTGACCATCAGGCTGAAGAAGGGCGGCTGCGAACGGCTGAGGTAATAGCTGCGGTTGCCGTTGGGGATATGCCCGTAGACGTCCAGCTCGTGAGCAAAGTTATCCACCATATCCCGCACGCGATCCCAGTGGCCGCTTTCCGCCAGTCCCAGCATCGTGAAGTAACTGTCCCAGTAATAGACTTCACGGAAGCGGCCGCCTGGCACCACGTAGGGTTTCGGCAGCGGCAGCAGCGAATCGTACTGGTTTACCTTATCGGTAGTGCGAGTCAGCACCGGCCACAGGCCATCGATATGCTCGCGCAGGCTCTGATTAGCGGGCGGCACGTAAGCTTCGCCTTTGGCGGGCAGGGTGAAATTACTGTCGACAAAACGGCGCAAATCAAAATTGCGCTGATTTTTCTGCATCTGCCAGTCGGCAAGAATCGATGCCGGATTAAATTTCGGCACCGCATCCGCAAAGGTTTTCTGATCCGGGAAGAACTTAGCCGACTGCACCGCATGATAAAGCGGCCCAAGGCGTACATCCGGCGGCTGCGGCGCGTGCTGCTCTTCCGCTGCTTGTACATAAAACGATCCCGTTGTCAGCGCGCCGGCGATCAGCATCGGCAGTACCAGTGCGCCTTTCCATTGAGTGGTTGCGGCCTTTTTCGTCATCAGTATTCTCCTTGTCCAGACCAGACATAGCCTGTAAGTGTTTGACCCTTCAAAAAACATTAGACGAATTTTAATAGTTTGCTTGTAGTCAGGGTGGGAAATGTGAGTTGGATTAGGGTTTATACCTGAACTTTTGTCCAGGTCTTGCTTTCATGCCATTCTGCTTACCCCACAGAAGCTACGTCCTGGAAAGTTTCCGCCTTTCGTCAATAAATCGCGGAGCGTCTTAAACGGCAATGTTTATCCGCTTTAAACAAAAAGTATTCAATAAAGGATGAAGGTGATGCTGCCAACTTACTGATTTAGTGTATGATGGTGTTTTTGAGGTGCTCCAGTGGCTTCTGTTTCTATCACCTGTCCCTCCTGTTCAGCTACTGACGGGGTGGTGCGTAACGGCAAAAGCACTGCCGGACATCAGCGCTATCTCTGCTCTCACTGCCGTAAAACATGGCAACTGCAGTTCACTTACACCGCTTCTCAACCCGGTACGCACCAGAAAATCATTGATATGGCCATGAATGGCGTTGGATGCCGGGCAACCGCCCGCATTATGGGCGTTGGCCTCAACACGATTTTACGTCACTTAAAAAACTCAGGCCGCAGTCGGTAACCTCGCGCATACAGCCGGGCAGTGACGTCATCGTCTGCGCGGAAATGGACGAACAGTGGGGCTACGTCGGGGCTAAATCGCGCCAGCGCTGGCTGTTTTACGCGTATGACAGGCTCCGGAAGACGGTTGTTGCGCACGTATTCGGTGAACGCACTATGGCGACGCTGGGTCGTCTTATGAGCCTGCTGTCACCCTTTGACGTGGTGATATGGATGACGGATGGCTGGCCGCTGTATGAATCCCGCCTGAAGGGAAAGCTGCACGTAATCAGCAAGCGATATACGCAGCGAATTGAGCGGCATAACCTGAATCTGAGGCAGCACCTGGCACGGCTGGGACGGAAGTCGCTGTCGTTCTCAAAATCGGTGGAGCTGCATGACAAAGTCATCGGGCATTATCTGAACATAAAACACTATCAATAAGTTGGAGTCATTACCCGGCGGGGGTTCTCATTACCCCCCTCGTGGGTGCTGTATGCATACAAAAAAGCCTGAACGTTCGCTCAGGCTTTCTCGTGAAATAATGGCGGTGAGGGGGGATTCGAACCCCCGATACGTTGCCGTATACACACTTTCCAGGCGTGCTCCTTCAGCCACTCGGACACCTCACCATATTGTCGTCAACAGGCACACTGCTGACGGGCGCTAATGTAGGGGCTTTACGTCGTCGCGTCAATCAACTTTCTTCGTTAAATGATGCGTTTAGTCAGTTTTAAACCACTTCGCCGTGAAAATAACCGAAAAGCAGGCAGAAAATGGTAGAAGCCCGAAATCAGACTGCATAACCCCCGTAAAAGATGCATACTAATGCGCTCTAAATGCTTAAAAATCACTGAGGTCAGCTTGAACAACGTATCGAAAGCGCAACCGCAGGGGAGTCCGGCCGGAGCCGGAGCGCTGTTTTTTATTCAAATCTTCGCAACGCTCGGCTTCGCCGTGCTCTATTCCACGCTGGTGCTCTACGCCACTAAACGGCTGGGCTTCAGCGAGGCGCAGGCGAACGCCACCATGGGCGTGTTCGGCGCCTTCAACTATGGCCTGCATCTGTTCGGCGGTTATTTGGGCGGACGCTTCCTCAGCAACCGCAACCTGTTCGTATTGGGTATGGTATTGCAGGTGGCAGGCTGCTGGGTGCTGTCGGGAGAAAGCGCGCAGGGGCTTTACTGGGGGCTGGCGATGTTCCTTACCGGCAGCGGCCTCAACGTCACCTGCATCAATATGATGCTGACGCAGCGCTTCGCGCCGGATGACCAGCGCCGTGAAAGCGCCTTCCTCTGGAACTACGCCGGGATGAACCTGGGCTTCTTTATCGGCTTTACCGGCGCGGGCTACTTCCAGCTGGGCGAGCATTATCAGGCGCTGTTCCTGTTCGCCACCGTTGGCAATGCGCTGGCGATTATCATTAGCCTGCTGCGCTGGAAAATTCTGGCGGATATCGATACGCCGCTACTGCATGCGAATCCGCGCCAGTTCCGCTTGCGGATGCTGGTCGGGCTGGCGGTA includes:
- a CDS encoding SDR family oxidoreductase codes for the protein MIAITGATGQLGRLTIESLLNDVAAEKIVAIVRNPESARDLAAKGVTVRQADYNDSAALEQALAGVDRLLLISSSEVGQRVAQHQAVIDAAKKNAVRFVAYTSLLHADRSPLGLAQEHLQTEAALRESGLAFALLRNGWYTENYAASIPAALKFNAFTGAAAEGRISSAARRDYAQAAAVVISQATPQEKVYELAGDSSYTLAEFAAEIASQSGVPVAWHNLPQQAFAELLIGAGLPQGLAEMLADSDAGAAQGGLFDESRTLSQLIGRPTTPWQETIAAALGG
- a CDS encoding TonB-dependent siderophore receptor, which produces MGMPFNLKRSALLCSLALAVPGFVIAADTLVVTAQPAETADSPTSGYTAKTSAGATKTDRPLITTGQSVSVVTRQQIEDQGAMDVNQALNYSSGVFTNFAGAATRYDTVSLRGFHGGDVDNTFLDGLRLMTDGGSYNALQVDPWFLERIDVIKGPSSALYGQTVPGGLVMMTSKRPQFQQEGHFRLMAGNNNTTGAAFDYTNAINEQWAFRLTGITRHSDTQYDHTREERYAISPSLLWQPDSDTSLLLKAYLQKDPSGGYHGSVPGEGSITAHNGQKLSNGFYDGESAIDQFKRREQIYSYQFSHRFNDTWAFRSNASYTHSNVDLDQVYQIGWRGDSDLLDRYYSGERSSLDAFAIDNQLEADFTTGEVEHTLVLGADYHQYRDSLWDASAYVDPLNARTGEGGSRFWQRAWDPANPDADRIAGLYAYEQTRRYHQTGVYLQDEMAWNKWHMTLSGRYDRLVAKSTNDTTDTSRRRSDDHISGRASLLYAFDNGVSPYVSYSQAVTPSSLPDANGDLLKPTTAEQYEAGVKYQPTGTADMYSIAVYDLTQKDVGNRIVNTSYYEPAGKVHSRGLELEARNQITPRFSTIANYSVTRVRMKDSVDGNDGHTPYVTPNQIASLWGNYKFDYGISAGAGVRYIGKQWADNENTTRLPSTTLLDASVRADLGVWNNKLKGAWVQVNANNLTDRDYVAACYGTGNCYWGAERSVVATVGYDF
- the treA gene encoding alpha,alpha-trehalase TreA, with amino-acid sequence MTKKAATTQWKGALVLPMLIAGALTTGSFYVQAAEEQHAPQPPDVRLGPLYHAVQSAKFFPDQKTFADAVPKFNPASILADWQMQKNQRNFDLRRFVDSNFTLPAKGEAYVPPANQSLREHIDGLWPVLTRTTDKVNQYDSLLPLPKPYVVPGGRFREVYYWDSYFTMLGLAESGHWDRVRDMVDNFAHELDVYGHIPNGNRSYYLSRSQPPFFSLMVNLLAQHEGESVYSKYLPQLQKEYKYWMADAQSVASGSASKRVVKLKDGTVLNRYWDARDVPRTESYMDDIATAEKATQRNKADLYRDLRSGAASGWDFSSRWFDDPKNLSTIRTTEIVPVDLNALLFHLEKTLAHASKVALNDEESQRYEALAKKRQAAINRYLWNEKGGWYADYDWKRNSVRTQLTAAALFPLYMKAATDDRAAKTADAVEKQLLKAGGLVTTTVHNGQQWDAPNGWAPLQWVAVEGLNNYGKQTLAKEIGIRFLDNVQATYDREHKLVEKYVVEGNLGGGGGGEYPLQDGFGWTNGVTLKLMDMYCPKGVTCNNVGDLKKAQ
- a CDS encoding IS1-like element IS1A family transposase (programmed frameshift), which gives rise to MASVSITCPSCSATDGVVRNGKSTAGHQRYLCSHCRKTWQLQFTYTASQPGTHQKIIDMAMNGVGCRATARIMGVGLNTILRHFKKLRPQSVTSRIQPGSDVIVCAEMDEQWGYVGAKSRQRWLFYAYDRLRKTVVAHVFGERTMATLGRLMSLLSPFDVVIWMTDGWPLYESRLKGKLHVISKRYTQRIERHNLNLRQHLARLGRKSLSFSKSVELHDKVIGHYLNIKHYQ